ATGTGACCAACCAGTGCAACCTGCGGTGCAAGGGGTGCTTTTTTTTCTCCTCCGGAGAGGACAAGGCCGCCCGGGAGGAAACCGATCCGGAGAAATGGGCGGCTTTTGTGGATTCGGAAAAGCAGCGGGGTGTGAACCTGGCCATTTTGATCGGCGGCGAGCCCACCCTCTGCCTGGACCGGGTGGCGGCGTTTTACGCCCGCATGCCCACATACTGCGCCACAAACGGGCTGATCAAGGTGCCCCGGGACCGGTTTGCCGACATGATGGTGGGCATCTCCCTGTGGGGCGATGAAGACGATGAAAAGCGCCTGCGCGGAAAAGATACATTCCGCATTTCCAGCAAAAATTATGAAGGCGATCCCTACACCTATTACCTCTATACCATTACCCCCAACCAGGTGGGGCGCACTGAGCGCATTATAAAAAAAATCCGGGATGTGGGCCTCAAAGTCCATATGCAGCTGCTTTCCAACGATGAAGGCGTGGACGGATTTTACTGGCGCGACGGGGAACTGGCCGACCTTCGGGCGGAAATGGATGAAATGCTCGATGCCTATCCGGACACGGTGATTTCATCCAAATATTATCACAAGGTCATCACCACCGGAAAAATGCTGGACAGGACGTTTGGCTGGGCCGAGTGCCCGTCGGTAACCGAGCCCATGGACACCCGAAACCACCAGCCCCGCCGTCTGATCCGGTTTATCCGCTGGGCCTCGGACCTTGAAACCATGCACCGGTGCTGCACTTCGGCCACCCGGGATTGTTCCACCTGCAAGGACGGGGCTGCGCATATGAGCTGGATCATGGTTAACAAGCGCGCACACATGCGCTCCACAGAGGATTTGCAGAACTGGATCGAGGTGTATGAGATGTTTGCCAAACTCTATCAGTTTATCCCCTGGTAAAAACGGGCCGGTTCATGCATCCTCGCAGCAGCGTCATTGTCGGCTATGATATGGTCTCGCCCCTGGG
The window above is part of the Desulfosalsimonas propionicica genome. Proteins encoded here:
- a CDS encoding radical SAM protein, with amino-acid sequence MKTVSSLLDSHWYQRYQNISKLNIRSSIYDVTNQCNLRCKGCFFFSSGEDKAAREETDPEKWAAFVDSEKQRGVNLAILIGGEPTLCLDRVAAFYARMPTYCATNGLIKVPRDRFADMMVGISLWGDEDDEKRLRGKDTFRISSKNYEGDPYTYYLYTITPNQVGRTERIIKKIRDVGLKVHMQLLSNDEGVDGFYWRDGELADLRAEMDEMLDAYPDTVISSKYYHKVITTGKMLDRTFGWAECPSVTEPMDTRNHQPRRLIRFIRWASDLETMHRCCTSATRDCSTCKDGAAHMSWIMVNKRAHMRSTEDLQNWIEVYEMFAKLYQFIPW